GCTTCGGATTGGGCCGCGTATCCGCCGGCCTTGTCGAAGTCCTGCATGGCCGTGTCGTATCGGTTCATGGCGCGGGTCATCACGTCCGGATCCGGGTCGGTCATCTCTTTTTCGGCCTTGCGGATGCGGCTGATGATGGCGGCGATGTCGCGCGCGCTCATCATGCGGTCGAGCGCGGTCTGTTCGGGGTCGGCGGCATGCGTGTCCTGCGGCAGATAGCCGAGTTTGCCGGAGATGCGCACTTTGCCGGCGGTGGGCAGCATATCGCCGGTGATGACGCGGGTCAGGGTTGTTTTGCCTGCGCCGTTGCGTCCGACCAGACCGATTTTGTCGCCTTTGGAGACGTGGAAGTCCGTCGGGTTCAACAGCGTGCGAGCGCCGATCTGAATCTCCAGGCCCTGTGCCTCGATAGCCATGCCGATAACCGCTTTCTCATGTTCGTTGCTTCGCGTGAAAAGTCCAACCGTCCATCATAGCGAACAGGCTGGGCGAGATTGGAAGCATCGCGCGCATTCGCCGATGCCGAGCGGTCAAGGATGGGATTCCCATGCTGGCGTCTCCGCGGGTTCCCTCATCGTCTTCCTTATCCGAACGGGTCGCCGAACCGCCGTGTCACTCCTGCAGCAGCGCGGGAATGAGTCGGTGGAACAGGACGCCTGCGACGATGGCGGAGGTGATGTCGCTGATCGGCTCGGCCAGGAACACGCCCGTGACGCCGAGTCCCGCCACATGGGGCAGGATGAGCGCCAGCGGTACCAGCAGGATGATCTTGCGGAAGATCGCGAGGAACAGCGACGGCTTCGCCTGCCCCATGCCCACGAAGGAGCATTGCACGATGTTCTGGATGCCGAACAGTCCCATGCCGCAACAGTAGTAGGGCAGCGTGCGTGTCACGATGCCTGCGATGGTGGCGTCTGTGGTGAACAGCGAGGCCAAGGCGGCGGGGAACAGCGCGAACAGCAGGGTCATCGTCGAGTTGATGGCCACCTGCACCACCATCATGGAACGGTAGGTGCGGCGCACACGGTCGAACAGGCGCGCGCCGAAGTTGTATCCGATGATCGGCTGCACGCCCTGCTGGATGCCTTGCGAGAAGATGAAGATCAGCTGCATGAGGCTGGTCATGATGGTCATCGCGGCCACGTAATGGTCGCCGCCGTAGCGTTGCAGCGAGGAGTTGAACACCACTTGGATCAGCGATTCGGTGATCTGCATGATGAACGGCGAGACGCCCAGCGCGAGGATGTTCACAATGCGCCGGTCGATGCGGATGTCGCGCACGCGCAGACGGATCGCGCTGCGTTGCGAGGCGAGGAATCGCACGATCCACAGGGCGGCCAACGTCTGCGCGATCACATTGGCGAGCGCCGCGCCTTCGACGCCCATATCGAGTTCGATGATGAACAGCCAGTCGAGCGCGATGGAGCTGAGCGCGCCGATCATCGTGGAGACCATGGCCACACGCGCCTTGCCTTGCGCGGTGATGAAGGTGTTGAGGCCGAGTGCGGCCATCACGCAGACCGTGCCGGAGAGGTAGATGGTGAGGAACCGTTCGGCGTAGGGCAGGGTGTCGGCGCTCGCGCCGAACGCCATCAGGATGGGTTCTTTGGTCAGTTGCAGAATGGTGGGGATGACGATGGCGATGACCAGCAACGCCGCGACGGAGACGCCGAGCAGCCGTTCCGCCTGGCGTTTGTCGCCCCGTCCGAGCTGGATGGAGGCGAGGGGAGCGCCGCCCATGCCGATGAGCATGGCGAACGCGGAGATCGCCAGCGTGATCGGGAAGCATACGCCCACGCCGGTCATCGCAAGGTCGCCCACGCCGGGGATGCGCGCCAGGAACAAACGGTCGACGATGGTGTACATCGCGTTGCACGCCTGCGCCACCACCGCCGGCACCGCCAACGACCACACCAGCCGTCCGATGGGTTTGGAGGCAAGACCATTCGATTCCGCAACGTCCATATCACCGGTCCTTCCTCGACAAGCTTCCGGCCCACATGCTAGCCCCGCTGCCGAACAAGGCGCCACACGTCAGGCGGCACGCGGGTTCAGATCGGTCGGACGTTCAGGAACTCACGTAGGTCGGCGATTTCCTGGTCGCAGATGGCGTGGCCCATATCGGGGTAGTTCAGGTCGACGAAGCCGTGAGTGGCGGAGAGTTTCTCGCGCGCCGTCCGCTGATCCTCGGCGGGTATCGTGCGGTCGAGCCCGCCGTAGGCCAGCACGTATCGTGTGCGCGAAACATCCGGTGTCGCCGAACATTCTCCTTTGAACGACGGGCTGAGCAGAACGGCCTCATCGAACGCTTCCGGACGCTCCACCGTAAGACGGTAGGAGAGGTAGCCGCCTTGAGAGAATCCGACGAGGGTTTTGCGCATGCCGCGGTACAGGGGCGAGTCGAGCATGGAGACGACCGCGTCGCCCACGCGCGAGCATTCCCTCCTCCGTTCCGCCACGCCGCATCCGTCCGGATACCAGTAGTTGCCGCCCATATACGGTCTGGGATAGGTGGCCCGGAACGACAGGTAGTTGGGGGCGCGATTCGAGCCGGCATAGATAGCGTCGAGGATGCGGACCATCTCGCTTTCGTCATTGCCGAACCCGTGGAACATGACGAACAGGCGCTCGCCTTCGGCATGATCGGTCCCGATGTTCTGCACGCAGCGAAGTCGCATACCAGCCTCCTTGAACGAGCGACGCAATGCGTCCCATAGTACCCAAACAGGGGTTTCAAGATGAGCGTGATACTGACGCATGCCGGAACCTTCCGATGCCGCCCATCCGAGCCCTACATGGAAGTTCGCTCGGATCAGGCCGATTTCATGGTTTCAACGTCGTTGCGGAAGTCTTCAAGTTTTTCTTCCGCGCGATCCCAATCTTCGGCGAAGATCTCACTTCTCATATCCGAATAAAGATTGTAGACATCCGAACGAAAATCGGACCACACATCGTACACGTCCGACTTAGCATCCGACCAACGGTCATATTCCTGAGAACTGATATCCGACCATTCACCGTAGCTCGCGAGGTCGTAGCCGTCGGAAACGACGCCACTATAGAAAGCGTCAAACGCATCGCTCAGCACGCCGTCGTAGACGTCATCGAAAATCGCGCTTCCCGCATCCTCATACACATTGTCGTATAACTCGTCCATATCGTCGTATTTGTCGCCTCTAGACGCATCGGAGGCCAGAATGAACTCGGCGTATTCGATGCTGTATTCGCGAAGACGAACGCATAAGTCCTCGGTCGAGCTCAGCACACCATCGTAAAACGCCTCGACGGAATCGATGTTGCTCACGTAGTCGTCGTATGTGCTCGTTTTGGCGACCAGAGACTCGTATGTCTGAGTCATCGACGTGATGCTGCCATCAACGTCGGCCGCGACTTTCTCGTTCAGTTCGTCAAGAGACGCCACCGTACCGGCCGTGCCACTTGCATCCTCCTTCCCCTTCTGCTGTTCGGCCGCGTTCTCGGAGGAACCGGACGCGTTGCCATCGGAATTGGAGTCCGCGGTGTTGCCGCATGCCGCCAGAGTCAAGGCCATTGCGGCCGCGAGAATCAGCGCGAGGGGTTTCTTCATCATCATTGGTGTGCCCTTCCATCTCATGGAGCATGTCACGGACCTGCCCTCATGCCTATACGTATCGGTCACAGTACGCCAGCGAAACATCACCCCTCTCAGTTGCCAACTGAATTCACCGGAGCGCGCGGTCTTGTACTCTGGAGCACATGACCGAAGACGAGAAGGAAGAGCATCTGACCGAGGAGCTGCTGGAACGGCTTCTCTCCAGTGCAAGCATCGAAACGTATCTTGACGAAGAACATATCGGCGAACGCCAACTCACCGATTACCTGCATGGACTGCTGGAAAAGCATGATCTCAAACGCGCCGACGTGGCACGAGACTCGGGACTCAACGCCACCGTCGTCTACGACATCTTCTCTGGCAAAAGCCGCCCCGGACGAGACAACGCAATCATGCTCGCTTTCGGCCTCAACTGTGATCTGACCGAGACGCAACGTCTCTTGCGGCTTGCGGGAGCCTCAGAACTGTGGTGCAAGCAACGACGCGACGCGATTCTCATCTGGTGCGTGAAGAACGGATTCGACCGCGCCGCGGCGGACAACGAACTGATCAGACTGGGGGAGAAGCCGTTGTTGACGTAAGCTGAACTCAACAAACGAGACACGGCGCGCAACGACGATAAACAGGGAGAGGCATGGACGACAAGCAGACCATGCATGCGATGAGCATCGATGACTCCTATCATGTCGAACGCGTGCTCGCGAGAGGCGCGGCCGGCGTCACCGAACTGGTCAGCATCGCCGGAACAGGCCCCTTCGTCCGCAAGAAAATCCCAACACAGCTTGCCCGACGTCGCGTATGGTCGGCGCTCGCGGATTGCCGGAGCGCGCGATTGCCGCAAGTCCAAGCCACATACGAGCTGCCCGACTGCTTCGTGGTGGTCTACGACTACGTCGAGGGGTCAACCCTTGATCAGATCGTCAACGAACGGGGACGCATGCCCGCTGAACAGGCCGCCCACGTCATCGAACAAGTGTGCGAAGCCGTACAGGAACTGCATGCGCACGGCATCGTGCATCGCGACATCTCGCCGTCGAACATCATCCTCGCCGACGACGGCGCGCATCTCATCGACCTGGGCATCGCCCGCATGAGAACGGAACAGGCGACGCACGACACCACCGCGTTGGGCACCTGGGGCTTCGCGTCCCCGGAGCAGTACGGCTTCGCGCAAACGGACGCCCGTTCCGACGTGTATTCCATCGGACGTTTGTTCGGATATCTGCTTACGGGCGTCTATCCCGACGATGCCGCATATGAAAAAGCGCTCGCCGACGAATCGATCGTGCCGCCCCGTCTCCGCGCCGTCATCCTGAAAGCGTGCGCCTTCGAGCCGAGCGCGCGACAGCAAAGCGCCGAAGACCTGCGTCTGGAAGCGCTCGGACGGCGGAATCCTCGTGCGGAAACACATACGAAAGTCAGCGATTCCCGGCACAGCGCGACACAGCGACACGACAAGGGCAAACCTCGCTGGAGCGTCTTGCGAATATTCGCGACATCCATTGCGACGGTATTCATCGCATCCGTGATCGTCACCGTCGCCACCGTCGCGTTCTCCTTCTATGCCGCAGAACATTTCGATGGCGGCAATGGCTCCGACGCGACGCCGCAACACTCCGATTCCGCGGTCACGGATGGCGGCAGCACGCCGTCCTCCACCCCCATCCACAACCCTCCGCGTTACGCGTCCTACGAGGTGTACGCACAGTCTTGGTGATACCCGAACATACGGCAACACGCTCGAACAGGTGTTCGATTGATGGGGTGGTGTGAGGTATTCTGTAAGTCGGTTATTTGACGAGCGGAGGATGACGTGGCAGCTCAGACGACAACGCACACGGGTGCGAACGGCGATATGCAAGACATCAGCAACACAGGTTTGACGACGACGGCGGAACGCGTGCTCGACAGCGATTCCTTCCTCGCCAAGGAACTCACCAAAGCGCCGTTGATCGAAACGAACGACGGGCGCTCGCTGGTCGCCGACATCTCGCATATCCCCAACGACTTGAAGGTCGTGATCCAAGGCGCCCGGGAGCATAATCTCAAAAACGTGGATCTCGCGGTGCCGCGCAACCGTATGGTCGTGTTCACCGGCCTGTCCGGCTCGGGCAAGTCCTCGCTCGCATTCGACACGCTGTTCGCCGAGGGTCAACGCCGCTATGTCGAATCGTTGTCCGCATACGCCCGCCAGTTCCTCGGTCAGATGGACAAGCCGGATGTGGATTTCATCGAAGGTCTGTCGCCGGCCGTCTCCATCGATCAGAAGACCACGAACCGCAATCCGCGTTCGACCGTCGGCACCATCACCGAGGTGTACGACTATCTGCGTCTGCTGTTCGCGCGCACGGGTGTGCCGCATTGCCCCGAATGCGGCGAGTTGGTCACCGCGCAGACCCCGCAGCAGATCGTCGACGCCCTGCTCGCCAAGCCGGAGCGCACGCGGTTCCAGATCCTCGCGCCGGTGGCCAAGGGCCGCAAGGGCGAGTTCGTGGAGTTGCTTGAGGTGCTGCGATCCGACGGCTACGCCCGCGCGCTGATCGACGGCGAGATACGCCAGCTGTCCGACGAGATCAAGCTCGCCAAGCAGAAGAAGCACACCATCGAGGTGGTGATCGACCGTTTGGTCGTCAAGGACGGCATCCGCCAGCGTTTGACCGATTCGGTGGAGACGGCGCTGCGCTTGGCAAACGGCGTGGTCGTGGCCGATTTCGTGGATGAGGCGGAGGATTCGCCCGAACGCCGCCAGCCGTTCTCCGAACACCGCAGCTGCCCGAACGGGCATCAGCTGGAGCTCGACGAGATCGAGCCACGCACCTTCTCCTTCAACGCGCCCTACGGCGCATGCCCGGTGTGCACCGGCCTGGGATTCAAGCTGGAGATCGACCCGGAGCTCATCATCGCAGATCCGGAGAAATCCTTG
Above is a window of Bifidobacterium eulemuris DNA encoding:
- a CDS encoding MATE family efflux transporter, which codes for MDVAESNGLASKPIGRLVWSLAVPAVVAQACNAMYTIVDRLFLARIPGVGDLAMTGVGVCFPITLAISAFAMLIGMGGAPLASIQLGRGDKRQAERLLGVSVAALLVIAIVIPTILQLTKEPILMAFGASADTLPYAERFLTIYLSGTVCVMAALGLNTFITAQGKARVAMVSTMIGALSSIALDWLFIIELDMGVEGAALANVIAQTLAALWIVRFLASQRSAIRLRVRDIRIDRRIVNILALGVSPFIMQITESLIQVVFNSSLQRYGGDHYVAAMTIMTSLMQLIFIFSQGIQQGVQPIIGYNFGARLFDRVRRTYRSMMVVQVAINSTMTLLFALFPAALASLFTTDATIAGIVTRTLPYYCCGMGLFGIQNIVQCSFVGMGQAKPSLFLAIFRKIILLVPLALILPHVAGLGVTGVFLAEPISDITSAIVAGVLFHRLIPALLQE
- a CDS encoding alpha/beta hydrolase, with amino-acid sequence MRLRCVQNIGTDHAEGERLFVMFHGFGNDESEMVRILDAIYAGSNRAPNYLSFRATYPRPYMGGNYWYPDGCGVAERRRECSRVGDAVVSMLDSPLYRGMRKTLVGFSQGGYLSYRLTVERPEAFDEAVLLSPSFKGECSATPDVSRTRYVLAYGGLDRTIPAEDQRTAREKLSATHGFVDLNYPDMGHAICDQEIADLREFLNVRPI
- a CDS encoding helix-turn-helix domain-containing protein, translated to MTEDEKEEHLTEELLERLLSSASIETYLDEEHIGERQLTDYLHGLLEKHDLKRADVARDSGLNATVVYDIFSGKSRPGRDNAIMLAFGLNCDLTETQRLLRLAGASELWCKQRRDAILIWCVKNGFDRAAADNELIRLGEKPLLT